AGGCCCGAGCGGCCTCGGCCTGACCGGGCGGCACCCGGACCGGCACCGCGTGGGCCTGCTGCAGGCGGGCGTTGCCGCCGCAGTGGTCCGAATGCAGGTGGGTGTTGACCAGCAGGCGCAACGTCTCGCCCTGTCGTGCGTGGTCGACCAGCGCCAGCGTCTGCGCGGCGTGCACGCAGTGGCCGCTGTCGACCAGCACCGCGCCTTCGCCCGGGGCGCCGTGCAGCAGGATGTTGTTGGACGACAGCCAGCCGCGCTCCAGCACGGTCAGGCCCTGCAGGGGTGCGTCGACCGGCATGCGGGGGGCGTCAGTCGCGCAGAACCGGCTCGCCACGCAGCGAGTGCGGATAGGCCAGCGTGATGCGGATGTCGATCATCCGACCGACCAGCCGCGCCGCGTTCGGGCCGCCGTCGAAGTTGACGATGCGGTTGCACTCGGTGCGGCCCATCAGCTCGTTCGGATCGCGCCGGCTCGGGCCTTCGACCAGGACGCGCTGCACCGTGCCGACGCGGCGCTCGCTGATGCGGCGCACGTTGTCCTCGATCGTCGCCTGCAACTGCTGCAGGCGCGCGAGCTTGACCTCGTACGACGTGTCGTCGTGCAGCGCGGCGGCCGGCGTGCCGGGGCGCGGGCTGAAGATGAAGCTGAACGACGCGTCGAAACCGATGTCGTCGATCAGCTTCATGGTGCGGGCATGGTCGTCGTCGGTCTCGCCGGGGAAACCGACGATGAAGTCGGTCGACAGGCTGATGTCGGGGCGGATCGCGCGCAGCTTGCGGATCGTGCTCTTGTATTCGAGCACCGTGTAGCCGCGTTTCATGCCCGACAGGATGCGATCCGAGCCGTGCTGCACCGGCAGGTGCAGGTGATTGACCAGCTTGGGCAGGCGGGCGTAGGCCTCGATCAGCGCCGGCGTGAACTCGTTCGGATGGCTGGTGGTGTAGCGGATGCGCTCGATGCCGGGGATCTCGTGCACGTATTCGAGCAGCGTGGCGAAGTCGGCGATGTCCGACGTGTCGCCCATCCGGCCGCGGTAGGCGTTGACGTTCTGGCCCAGCAGCGTCACTTCCTTGACGCCCTGGTCGGCCAGTCCGGCGACCTCGGTCAGCACCTCGTCGAACGGCCGGCTGAACTCCTCGCCGCGCGTGTAGGGCACGACGCAGTACGAGCAGTACTTGCTGCAGCCTTCCATGATCGACACGAACGCCGCCGCACCGTCGACCTTGGCGGGTGGCAGGTGGTCGAACTTCTCGATCTCGGGGAAGCTGATGTCGACCTGTGGACGGCCTTGACGGGCGCGCTGCGCCAGCATCTGCGGCAGGCGATGCAGCGTCTGCGGGCCGAACACCACGTCGACATACGGTGCGCGCTCGATGATCGCCGCGCCTTCCTGGCTGGCCACGCAGCCGCCCACGCCGATCAGCA
This portion of the Leptothrix cholodnii SP-6 genome encodes:
- the miaB gene encoding tRNA (N6-isopentenyl adenosine(37)-C2)-methylthiotransferase MiaB; translated protein: MHTPTLTSTPTTATSVVDDTAPAASGKKVYIRTFGCQMNEYDSDKMSDVMAAAEGYTPTDDPEQADLILFNTCSVREKAQEKVFSDLGRVKHLKARGVLIGVGGCVASQEGAAIIERAPYVDVVFGPQTLHRLPQMLAQRARQGRPQVDISFPEIEKFDHLPPAKVDGAAAFVSIMEGCSKYCSYCVVPYTRGEEFSRPFDEVLTEVAGLADQGVKEVTLLGQNVNAYRGRMGDTSDIADFATLLEYVHEIPGIERIRYTTSHPNEFTPALIEAYARLPKLVNHLHLPVQHGSDRILSGMKRGYTVLEYKSTIRKLRAIRPDISLSTDFIVGFPGETDDDHARTMKLIDDIGFDASFSFIFSPRPGTPAAALHDDTSYEVKLARLQQLQATIEDNVRRISERRVGTVQRVLVEGPSRRDPNELMGRTECNRIVNFDGGPNAARLVGRMIDIRITLAYPHSLRGEPVLRD